In Rosa rugosa chromosome 4, drRosRugo1.1, whole genome shotgun sequence, the genomic stretch TAGTTGCTGCTGAACCCCTCCAACCacctaggtcccattcactctGAAATTGTGGCACAGGTAAGCACAATGGAATTCCAGATTTCGCCAGAACAGGTATTGGCTTTGACACATTTTCAAGAAGAGATACAGTTTCTTTGATGGACTTCTGAGGATACTCTTCTTCACTTTCCAGGATATCTTCATTAAGATCAATACCAAAAACATGAGAAGTTTGGTTACTGGCAGCTACACCTTCAACTTTAGTAGCAAAGCTGGATGATCCCTGCCTCTGACAGCCATCACTAGTTCCAGGGACCAAGCCTTGAACCGGCTCTTTCACGTCCAAAGACAACTGTTCCTTCTTTGTCACCGGTTTTATATCCATAGTCTCTTTAGTGGAACAGAAACTATCAGACTCATTGCACTTCTGGTGTATAGAACCACTTTCTGTTAAGCAGCCTTCTCTATGAGAACCTGCTGAATCCACGGAGCTGAGATGAACCACCTTGCTACTTCTCCCTGGTATTGAAGAGGAGCTTCCTGAAGCCTCAACCTCCTGCTCTACTTCTTTTGCAACTCTCCAAGCCACCTCAAGTGCATCATCATCAACCAGGTCATAGCAAGTCTCTGATCTAATTTTATTATAACGCTCTGTAATTTTCTTCTTAGGGACATCAGATTTCAAATGATTAATATTCTCTCCACTCACCCATCTATTAACAGGGGTCAAACCAATCACCTTACTGCTACCCCTTGTTCTGACATTATCAATTGGCTCTGAAGCTTTATTGTCATTGCATTGTTCCTCAGATGAAACCATGGTAGCATCCAGCTGATATTTTGGCACATGCACGGCCATATCTGGTACTAAACTTCTACATGCAGGCTGTTCAAGCTTAAAGTTTGTACAAGTTGAAGTGTCTACGGCACTAGGTGTGATATTCTCATATGAGCTTTTGCAGACTGACATCTCCTGACAGCTATCCTTTGAAGAAGCTGGAAGAGTGACTTGTGCTgagttggaagaagaagactcGGATTTACATTGCTTATCATGGAAGGTCGTCTGCACTGAAGACTTGACTTCAATTTCACTGACGCTTGGTGGATATCCATCCATTTTCCCATCTACAAAACCATCAACTTTTGTTTGACTGGGTTGTCCACTGTCTAAGCAAACATCACTTTTCACGGAACTTTTCTTTACAGAAGGGTTTCCTACCGTAAAAGGTGCAGAAGCTTCACTCTCCTCATTATTATCAAGTCCATTACGACATGACGTTACTCTGGAAGTTCCTTCAGCATGAATGTCTCCCTCAAGTACTGAATTTCTGACAGTAGAAATCACGGAAGATGGTTGTTTCAAATCATCATCCTTTGTACAACCAGTCGAAGAGAAATGACCAATCCCTACCCTTTCTGGCACATTTTCATCTTTGGAACCATCAATTTCATGGTCAGATATATGGACTCCCTTCTCTATTTCAACATTTGCATCACTTGATATCCCAAGACAATCAGATAAGCTCTTTGCCTTCGCTAAATGACTTTGCCCTTCGGGAGAACCAAGGTGCCCAACATTGTCTTCCATTTCACTTCCTTTGAAAGTACGGTAGTCGACTGATTACTAACAGCACAAAATTTAAGAATGACAAGTGACCAACAGTATACTCAGAAGTTCATGACTTTCTCCTACAATATATGGACTTTTTCCTACAATAAATGCATCCATCCAACTCAATTACAGCAGGTCAACTGGAAACGGTAGTACTTTATACGTGGTGCACTGTGCAACTCCACAGAAAGTTCAGCTGTTATAACCCAAATGTTCCCGCTGTAGGCAGTGGGATCTCCTGAAGAATCAAATTCATCACAAACTGGTTATCTCACTGTGCAGAGATAACTGAATATGCTAATGAAACTTTATAGTCCACTGTACGACATAGAAACATATAATGCACCAACTTATAGCAACACTGAACATATGAATTACCTACTTCATAATGCTAGCCATGCTTCAATTACACGAGTGATTTTAATAAATTGCCAAGCGCAAATGAATTTGACTCAGTATGATAAAAGCAGCAGAGGAATCAAAAATATACCTCAAAGGATAGACCAACCTTGAACCATATTCTTCTCCGACTTAAAACTTAAAAGCGGAATCAAGTATCGCTACCACCTGCTTCATTCGAGAGAGAAAAATTCAtgatacaaaaaagaaaatacgCAAAACTGTTGCACTATATGAAAGCAAGAtcttaagtataaaatgaaccATATTTCCTTCCATAAACATTAAGGTCAAATAAATAAGGACAGAGTACCAATGAAAGAAATAAAATTCAAAGACGGAACTTGACTACCAATGAAAGACTCAGTTTGGTTGCTGAGAATAGCCTCAAGTCAACAAATCAACTTTACATTTTAGTCTCCATGGGAAACGTTCAATTTCACTTCGCCTAatgagccaaaaaaaaaaaaaggaagaaaatttCTCAAAGCCCAAAATTTTCATCCTTGCAAAAACAAACTGGAATCCTTTTCAGATTCGAACAGACAAAGACTCAAGTCAGTCCAACCAAACCCAACCCAGTATTGAAGCAACAACTAGAAACACAACTAATCCCAGAATTCAGGTCCAaacaataacaagaaaaaaaagggaacgAAATGATCGAAGAAACGGACCTGTAGAGGGAATCTGTGGGGGGAGTGATGATGTTGATGAGAGTATTGGGGGTTTCCGGAAACAACCTAATGGGATCGCTTCCTGTTTTGCTTTTCTGTCCTCCAAAGagtgagagacagagagacagaCAGAGAGAAAGGCCGACGACGTAGACACCAAAATGCAAAGCAACACTCTCTCCTTTTCTCGCTCGCTCGCTCGCATAggaattataaaattaaaagagaaaaaattggtTTTCTCTCTGAGAATTTGGaacagccaaaaaaaaaaaaggaaagtgaGTCAGAGAGAGTGAGACGAGGACAGGGGGATGATGTGATAGGCAGCTGGTATAGGAAAGGAACCCAAGGGGCGAGTCAGTGGGGCCCCTTCCCCACCTCTGACTCTGTCCCGCGCGCCTCCCTTTCCCTCTTCTGATCAGTGGGGCCCTCCATTCTCGACGCGTTCGTGGGTGCTGTCCCCCCTTCCCTCAAAGGTCCTCTTTTTTCTCTAAAAGTAATTAATATCTGGGGGGCGCGACAGACCGGTGGGGCCCCCCGGGggtcctatttttttttttgttctagtTCGTCCACGTCCGTTTGTTCGTCGCCGGTCGGGTCCGGTCTGGTTTATTGAAGAGTAGAGTAGGGTAGAGCGGGGAACGTTTATTAACTGCGACTGATGTGCGTCCGTACCCCTGGGACAATCAGACTTCGGAGGTCTGCTTCATTAATTGAAATCAGGTTTAGTAGGCTAAATTCCTAAAGCATCTCTAACAGTAGAGTTTActttttttgttaaattcaGGTTTAGTTTATCAATGTTGCTCCAACAACTGTAGCTATTTGTACATGATATATTATATTTTATCGAATCATAAATTGACATGTAGATAAAATAGGAaagagaaatataacttttaCTTTAGCCATGCAGTATTCTCTAACTAAATATAGCTAGTcattttagctaaagctaaagTTAACTTGGTTATAGCTAGcctgttggagttgaattttactttaaaaatagttatatatagctaaaaattaaGTTTAGCTACTtttttggagatgctcttattcCCTGtatttttaggaaaaaaaaaaaaaaaagtttttgtccatttatcccatttttagagattttttttcccacttacccctttaagtttttttaattctctcttcctAAAAGCTCTCCAACGGGTAGAGTTTActttttttgttaaattcaattaaaattatgaattatagcTATTAGTTTATCAATGTTGCTCCAACAGTTTGTAGCTATTTGTACATGATATATTATATTTTATCGAATCATAAATTGACATGGAGACAAAATAGGAAAGAATATTTCTCTACTTTAGCTATGCAAGATTCTCAAACTAAATATAGCTAGTCATTTTAGCAAAAACTAAAGTTAACTTAGTTATAGCTAGcctgttggagttgaattttactttaaaaattgttatatatagctaaaaataAGTTTAGCTAGTcttttggagatgctcttattcCCTGTatttttatgaaaaaaaaaaaaaaaacaagtgtcTTGTATTTTATGCACTCTCAATTCTCACTTAATAGGTACAATTTATCAAGTCTCCatctaaatctttttttttttgaaaattacacacaagtgtcATTTTAAAACTTTAATTAGCTAAAAGGCTACTTAATTTTTATTGTACATATAAGgccacttaattttttttttcttgacgattttgcccctctataaacaaaacaaacagtctctaaaatcaaaaccctctctctcatctcatGACCGCCTCCAACTCCCATTCTCTCCCTCCGTCTCAGCCATGACCGCCTCCAACTCCATTCTCTCCCTCCGTCTCAGCCATGGCCACCGTGCAAGAATCACCCACTGGTCCAAGCCGTTCCTCAACTACCTAATACCGGAGCCCTAGCCCAAATCCAAGACTCCAAATCAGCAGCTCCAAATCTCACATAATCAACTAGATCTCCCAGATTCTTTCGACTTCGCCGTTGTCTCTCTCCGCCGACTCCGATCTCTCGCAGATCACTATCGCCGCCGACGGATTCCATTGCTTCTCCCACAGATCGACAGCGACGACTTCGTCTCCGGCTTCGAAGGCAAGTCCAACCTCTTCTGGCGGCTTGATACTGGCTCTCCGactctctcctcttcctctcaatTCCATCGACCACATCTCCGTCTCAGGCTCTTCGACGACTCCCTCCAACTCCCTCCCTCCACGGTTCCATCCTCCAAGGCAAGCACAATCGAACGCGAGCGAGTCCAAAGCATAGCGCCCCTGCAGCCGAGAAGCCTCAGCAAGCTGAGGTCGTGGATCCGAACGATGATGTTTGACTCCTAAAACCTCCGATCTCGGCGAGTATTTTCGTCTTCGACCTTTTCAACTTCTAATCAAACGTTTCAGAATCAT encodes the following:
- the LOC133742842 gene encoding uncharacterized protein LOC133742842, producing MEDNVGHLGSPEGQSHLAKAKSLSDCLGISSDANVEIEKGVHISDHEIDGSKDENVPERVGIGHFSSTGCTKDDDLKQPSSVISTVRNSVLEGDIHAEGTSRVTSCRNGLDNNEESEASAPFTVGNPSVKKSSVKSDVCLDSGQPSQTKVDGFVDGKMDGYPPSVSEIEVKSSVQTTFHDKQCKSESSSSNSAQVTLPASSKDSCQEMSVCKSSYENITPSAVDTSTCTNFKLEQPACRSLVPDMAVHVPKYQLDATMVSSEEQCNDNKASEPIDNVRTRGSSKVIGLTPVNRWVSGENINHLKSDVPKKKITERYNKIRSETCYDLVDDDALEVAWRVAKEVEQEVEASGSSSSIPGRSSKVVHLSSVDSAGSHREGCLTESGSIHQKCNESDSFCSTKETMDIKPVTKKEQLSLDVKEPVQGLVPGTSDGCQRQGSSSFATKVEGVAASNQTSHVFGIDLNEDILESEEEYPQKSIKETVSLLENVSKPIPVLAKSGIPLCLPVPQFQSEWDLGGWRGSAATSAFKPTSFSESCNRNALSTNDTNCSSNYSHVKGIDLNVAAAGAEFDVELLSKKPIPALSGNFSKDSSVEVNSRRARMLDIDLNCVSENGDSSRQLSPPASVRDFDLNDNLTSADACIGPYQTCVSSLGLRNGDLDDPAVSSVEYSRQSDCKTIRSSCSQDLSSREGFSHNHDKPFLVAATNMVPSNEQLQRMAALQQKVAFSPPPPHAFLYNNGFCIDPNNSLSPTVYPPSFLPYMTDPRATTVIPQYFGSGAVPVFPMAPHLMGVPHASSPNDIAFIRPTFDLNMGANSLENGSRGMNARQLSIPVSDAIMEEQMKSFQQVGLTAVPMKRREPDGGWDSHQLCFRQAASWR